The proteins below are encoded in one region of Nitrospira lenta:
- a CDS encoding DUF3842 family protein, protein MRVCVIDGRGGGLGCRLVIGLRETVGPDCQIVALGTNEAAAEAMRQAGAEQVAAGPHAIMHMVSTVDVIVASLNVVLPGAMLGEVTPEMVKAILAAKATKVLLPLNRARVEIVGSEDGTLDMLIARSLARVRALAQPACQT, encoded by the coding sequence GTGCGGGTCTGTGTGATCGATGGGCGGGGCGGAGGGCTGGGTTGTCGGTTGGTCATAGGCTTGCGGGAGACCGTAGGGCCGGATTGCCAAATTGTTGCCTTGGGGACGAACGAAGCAGCTGCCGAAGCGATGAGGCAGGCCGGGGCCGAGCAGGTGGCTGCCGGACCACACGCTATTATGCACATGGTTTCGACGGTCGATGTCATCGTGGCATCGTTGAACGTGGTGTTGCCCGGCGCCATGCTGGGTGAGGTCACTCCTGAGATGGTGAAGGCCATTCTTGCGGCAAAGGCCACGAAGGTATTGTTGCCGCTGAATCGAGCCCGGGTGGAGATTGTGGGAAGTGAAGACGGGACCTTGGATATGTTGATTGCCCGCTCTCTCGCGCGCGTCCGCGCCTTAGCGCAGCCGGCCTGCCAGACGTAG
- the nikR gene encoding nickel-responsive transcriptional regulator NikR, whose product MKKLVRFGVSLDHHLLDAFDQHIERRKYTNRSEALRDLIRDNLVGQEWDQNKETVGTITFVYDHHVPDLTSKLTDIQHDYHGKILSGMHVHLDHDHCLEVLVVKGKGSEIRKIADALVTVKGVKHGKLTMTTTGKGLD is encoded by the coding sequence ATGAAAAAGCTGGTTCGTTTCGGCGTCTCTCTTGATCATCATCTGCTGGATGCATTCGATCAACATATCGAGCGGCGGAAGTACACCAATAGGTCGGAAGCTCTGCGCGATTTGATCCGCGATAATCTGGTCGGGCAAGAGTGGGATCAAAATAAGGAAACGGTCGGCACCATTACGTTTGTCTACGATCATCATGTGCCCGATTTGACGAGCAAGCTCACCGATATTCAGCACGACTATCACGGAAAGATTCTGTCCGGCATGCATGTGCATCTGGATCACGATCATTGCCTGGAAGTGCTGGTGGTGAAGGGAAAAGGGTCGGAGATCAGAAAAATTGCCGACGCGCTGGTGACGGTGAAAGGCGTGAAGCACGGCAAGTTGACGATGACCACGACCGGCAAGGGCCTGGATTAA
- a CDS encoding Do family serine endopeptidase, which translates to MNRATAITTWMLSLCLGSHLAAGTGLAATHLVPVANGHDLQSQVKATAIKVIPAVVSIASTVMVRDQAFSDETLPFGLFKEPPARRQYGQGSGVIVSPDGFIITNNHVVADAVDVEVILADRRQYKGKVVATDPKTDVAVVKINATNLPTVPWADSNTLAVGEFVLAIGNPLGLSRTVTFGIVSAVGRADVGVADFEDFIQTDAPINPGNSGGALVNVNGELVGINTAIASPTGGSVGVGFAIPSNMARAAMQSLIKTGRVVRGFLGASTQDVSPSLGKIFRLPDVKGAIVTDLQAKGSAERAGLRRGDVVVRFDGRDVMDSGQLRNLVAQSPIGSKHRLDLIRDGKTYQAELTVQEAPRERAKKTQSPSAAASTAHPLTGVVFDDVTPPLARQMDLSVNSGVVVTDIEEGSLAESSGLQPGDVVLELNRQAIHNFTTFQRLADPLKPTDLVLLLVNRQGNALYIPIQGE; encoded by the coding sequence ATGAATCGAGCGACTGCAATCACGACCTGGATGCTGAGTCTCTGTCTGGGAAGCCATCTGGCCGCCGGGACCGGCCTGGCCGCGACGCATCTGGTGCCCGTCGCGAACGGCCACGACCTACAAAGCCAGGTGAAGGCCACGGCTATCAAGGTCATTCCTGCGGTTGTGAGTATTGCCTCCACAGTAATGGTGCGCGACCAGGCGTTCAGCGACGAGACGCTCCCGTTCGGTTTGTTCAAGGAACCGCCGGCGCGGCGTCAGTACGGGCAAGGCTCGGGCGTGATCGTCTCACCGGACGGCTTCATCATTACGAACAACCATGTCGTGGCAGACGCAGTGGATGTGGAAGTGATTCTGGCCGATCGGCGCCAGTACAAAGGCAAAGTCGTCGCCACCGATCCGAAGACGGATGTGGCGGTGGTCAAGATCAATGCGACGAATCTTCCGACCGTGCCCTGGGCGGACTCCAACACGCTGGCCGTCGGAGAGTTTGTGCTGGCGATCGGAAATCCGCTTGGGCTGAGCCGCACGGTGACGTTCGGGATCGTCAGTGCCGTAGGGCGGGCGGATGTCGGCGTGGCCGACTTCGAGGATTTCATTCAGACCGACGCGCCGATCAATCCCGGAAATTCCGGCGGCGCGCTCGTGAACGTCAACGGCGAGTTGGTCGGGATCAATACGGCCATCGCGAGCCCGACCGGCGGCAGCGTCGGGGTCGGGTTTGCGATCCCGAGCAACATGGCGCGGGCCGCGATGCAGAGTCTGATCAAGACCGGCCGGGTCGTCCGAGGATTTCTCGGCGCCTCGACCCAGGACGTCAGTCCGTCGCTGGGAAAGATTTTTCGCCTGCCGGACGTCAAGGGCGCAATCGTGACCGACCTGCAAGCGAAGGGATCGGCGGAGCGAGCCGGGCTCAGGCGCGGGGATGTCGTGGTGCGGTTCGACGGCCGCGACGTGATGGACAGCGGGCAGCTGCGCAATCTCGTGGCCCAATCGCCGATCGGCAGCAAGCATCGTCTGGACCTTATTCGCGACGGCAAGACCTATCAGGCGGAGTTGACGGTTCAGGAAGCTCCGCGTGAGCGAGCGAAGAAAACTCAGAGCCCGTCCGCAGCCGCTTCAACCGCGCATCCGCTGACGGGGGTCGTCTTTGATGACGTGACGCCTCCGCTCGCCAGGCAGATGGATCTTTCCGTGAACAGCGGCGTGGTGGTCACCGACATTGAGGAAGGCAGCCTCGCCGAATCTTCAGGCCTGCAACCGGGTGACGTCGTGCTCGAGCTCAACCGGCAGGCCATTCACAATTTTACGACCTTCCAGCGCCTCGCCGATCCACTCAAACCGACCGACCTCGTGCTCCTGCTCGTCAACCGGCAGGGCAACGCTCTGTATATCCCCATTCAAGGGGAATAG
- a CDS encoding heavy metal translocating P-type ATPase, whose translation MMAIDPICGMTVDPATAAGRYEYGGQTYYFCATSCLDRFRADPVKALSKASAPLITTPISPTARKPLPMMMPAAPAAGGALDPVCGMTVQPETAAGSHVHAGKTYYFCATGCLTKFKDDPAYYLLPPDQRPARQVVVPAGSTVEYICPMDPEILETKPGVCRICGMALEPKIVTMEEGPNPELDDMSRRFWWSLGPAVVVMILAMSDMLPGQPLHQWLGGARLNWIQWVLATPVVLWGGLPFFQRGWASIVNRAPNMFTLIALGTGAAYGFSTVGTVVPEWLPASFHQHGGGVAVYFEAAAMITVLVLLGQILELRARSQTTSAIKGLLRLAPTTARVVRDGREIDVSLDQVQVGNRLRVRPGERIPVDGVVVDGGSAVDESMLTGESIPVEKTVGAPVTGGTMNGTGSLLMQAQKVGRDTLLARIVQMVSDAQRSRAPIQRVADTAAGYFVPLVVAAAVITAGVWIWVGPEPKLAYALVNAVAVLIIACPCALGLATPMSIMVGTGRGAAVGVLVKKAEALEVLGKVDTIVFDKTGTLTEGKPVLVTVRFVPPYSDQDVLRLAASLEQGSEHPLADAVVSGARARGITLAPVKQFLAVTGKGVTGIIDDQSVAIGTAAFLSDRGAVGRTLEVLEEEAAAFRERGQTVMFVAVNGKAAGLLGVADPIKASSAEAVKRLKADGLRLVMVTGDHQRTADAVATQLGIDEVRAGVLPEQKAHIVRELKAGGRIVAVAGDGVNDAPALALADVGIAMGTGADVAVENAGMTLLKGDVQALVRARHLSVATMRNIRQNLFFAFAYNLLGVPIAAGVLYPFTGLLLSPMIASAAMMFSSVSVISNALRLRHIEL comes from the coding sequence ATGATGGCCATTGATCCGATCTGCGGGATGACGGTCGATCCGGCCACGGCTGCCGGGCGGTATGAGTACGGGGGGCAGACCTACTACTTTTGCGCGACGTCCTGTCTCGATCGGTTTCGCGCCGACCCTGTGAAGGCCCTGAGTAAGGCGTCCGCTCCTCTCATCACGACTCCCATTTCTCCCACGGCACGGAAACCGTTACCGATGATGATGCCGGCGGCGCCTGCCGCCGGCGGTGCACTCGATCCGGTCTGCGGGATGACGGTGCAGCCCGAGACGGCGGCCGGTTCGCACGTGCATGCCGGAAAGACCTATTACTTCTGTGCCACGGGTTGCCTGACCAAATTCAAGGACGATCCCGCCTATTATCTCTTGCCCCCGGATCAGCGCCCGGCCCGCCAGGTTGTTGTTCCAGCGGGTTCGACCGTCGAATACATTTGTCCGATGGATCCCGAGATCCTTGAGACGAAACCCGGCGTCTGCCGTATTTGCGGGATGGCGCTGGAGCCGAAGATCGTGACGATGGAAGAGGGCCCCAATCCGGAACTCGACGACATGAGCCGGCGATTTTGGTGGAGCCTCGGGCCTGCCGTGGTGGTGATGATCCTGGCCATGTCGGACATGCTTCCCGGTCAACCGCTGCATCAGTGGCTGGGCGGCGCGCGGCTCAACTGGATTCAGTGGGTGCTCGCGACGCCCGTCGTGCTCTGGGGCGGGCTCCCGTTTTTTCAGCGCGGGTGGGCCTCGATCGTCAATCGGGCTCCGAATATGTTTACCTTGATTGCCCTCGGCACCGGCGCCGCCTATGGATTCAGTACCGTTGGGACGGTCGTTCCCGAGTGGCTGCCGGCCTCCTTTCATCAGCACGGCGGCGGCGTGGCGGTGTATTTTGAGGCGGCGGCGATGATCACGGTGCTGGTGTTGCTCGGTCAGATTCTGGAGCTTCGCGCGAGAAGCCAGACCACGTCGGCTATCAAGGGGCTGTTGCGACTGGCCCCGACGACGGCGCGGGTCGTACGGGACGGCCGGGAGATTGATGTGTCCCTCGATCAGGTGCAGGTCGGCAACCGGCTGCGTGTGCGGCCCGGTGAGCGTATTCCGGTCGATGGGGTCGTCGTCGACGGCGGCTCCGCCGTCGATGAGTCGATGTTGACCGGTGAATCGATACCGGTTGAAAAAACGGTCGGCGCACCGGTGACCGGCGGCACGATGAACGGGACGGGTAGTCTGCTGATGCAAGCACAGAAGGTCGGCAGGGACACGCTGCTTGCGCGCATCGTGCAAATGGTCAGTGACGCGCAGCGGAGCCGGGCTCCGATTCAACGGGTCGCCGATACGGCGGCGGGCTATTTTGTGCCGCTGGTCGTGGCGGCCGCGGTCATCACCGCGGGTGTCTGGATCTGGGTGGGGCCTGAGCCGAAGCTCGCCTACGCGCTGGTCAATGCCGTGGCGGTGCTCATCATCGCGTGCCCTTGCGCATTGGGTCTGGCGACGCCGATGTCGATTATGGTGGGGACGGGTCGTGGCGCCGCCGTCGGTGTGTTGGTCAAAAAAGCCGAAGCGTTGGAAGTGCTCGGCAAGGTGGACACGATCGTGTTCGACAAGACCGGCACGCTGACGGAGGGAAAGCCAGTGCTGGTCACCGTCCGGTTTGTGCCGCCGTATAGCGATCAGGATGTATTGCGGCTGGCCGCCAGTCTCGAACAGGGCAGTGAGCATCCGCTGGCCGATGCGGTGGTATCCGGTGCGCGAGCACGCGGTATCACGTTGGCTCCGGTCAAGCAGTTCCTGGCCGTCACTGGAAAGGGCGTGACCGGCATCATTGACGATCAATCTGTGGCGATCGGGACGGCGGCGTTCTTGAGCGACCGTGGTGCGGTCGGGCGGACGCTGGAGGTGTTGGAGGAAGAGGCGGCCGCGTTTCGTGAGCGCGGGCAGACGGTCATGTTTGTGGCGGTGAATGGGAAAGCGGCCGGCTTGTTAGGAGTGGCCGATCCGATTAAGGCCTCCTCGGCGGAGGCCGTCAAGCGATTGAAAGCCGATGGGCTTCGCTTGGTCATGGTGACGGGGGATCATCAACGCACGGCGGATGCCGTTGCCACGCAGCTCGGGATCGATGAGGTGAGGGCCGGAGTGTTGCCGGAACAGAAGGCTCATATTGTCCGTGAGCTCAAGGCCGGAGGGCGGATCGTGGCGGTGGCGGGAGACGGTGTGAACGACGCGCCGGCCCTGGCGTTGGCCGATGTCGGAATCGCGATGGGCACAGGCGCCGACGTTGCGGTGGAAAATGCCGGCATGACCTTGCTGAAAGGCGATGTGCAGGCGCTCGTGCGGGCGCGCCATTTGAGTGTGGCGACGATGCGCAATATCCGGCAAAACCTCTTTTTCGCCTTCGCCTATAATCTACTGGGTGTGCCGATCGCCGCCGGCGTGCTGTATCCGTTCACCGGGTTGTTGCTGAGTCCGATGATCGCCAGCGCCGCGATGATGTTCAGTTCAGTGTCCGTGATCTCGAACGCACTCCGGCTGCGGCATATCGAATTATAA
- a CDS encoding DsbA family protein produces MTHSSKWGWRGALVAVGALLALGTSPGVSAATPELKGKFEVLKDEKSTHQPGKVKLIEFADFYCPHCHRFDSEGVALLKKEFGDKIEVTMVGFPVFQGKLPTPFDMYEQARTMGKGDEMKKVLFRTIHTEKVTGVLDRSLREVLIKEVGLDPKAFEEGMSSGKPAKALEESKKWGERIKVQQTPTVLIDGNIKVEQIDPDNLKLVIHSILDADKKK; encoded by the coding sequence ATGACGCATAGCAGCAAGTGGGGATGGCGTGGCGCTCTCGTGGCCGTGGGGGCCCTTCTGGCATTAGGGACATCCCCGGGAGTTTCTGCGGCGACGCCCGAGTTGAAGGGGAAGTTCGAAGTCCTCAAGGACGAAAAGTCCACGCATCAACCGGGGAAGGTGAAGCTGATCGAGTTTGCCGATTTCTACTGTCCCCATTGCCATCGCTTTGACAGTGAAGGCGTGGCGCTGCTGAAGAAAGAATTCGGCGACAAGATCGAAGTCACGATGGTGGGTTTCCCGGTTTTTCAGGGCAAGTTGCCGACGCCGTTCGATATGTATGAGCAAGCCCGGACGATGGGCAAAGGGGACGAGATGAAGAAGGTCCTCTTCCGGACGATTCATACGGAAAAAGTGACCGGCGTGCTGGATCGTTCGTTGCGCGAAGTCCTGATCAAGGAAGTCGGACTCGATCCCAAAGCGTTTGAAGAGGGAATGTCCAGCGGCAAGCCGGCCAAGGCCTTAGAAGAGAGCAAGAAATGGGGCGAGCGCATCAAGGTGCAGCAGACGCCGACGGTGCTGATCGACGGCAACATCAAAGTCGAGCAGATCGATCCGGACAATCTGAAGCTGGTGATCCATAGCATCCTGGATGCAGATAAGAAGAAGTGA
- a CDS encoding Slp family lipoprotein has product MQRLSIFLFSALFLGAAGCATSQESGDSAQPPPLAFAQVKAAPDSYKNQTVIWGGEVLSARRLKEGTRIEILQLPLNSSLQPTTELNQSQGRFVALRREFLDPATIPAGTFLTITGEVAGSITLPLDEMEYAYPIVELKTMKVWVRVEDQPVRIRPHMGPGPYWGPYWSPYWRPWPYW; this is encoded by the coding sequence ATGCAGAGGCTCAGCATCTTCCTATTCAGCGCGCTCTTCCTCGGTGCCGCCGGCTGTGCGACGAGCCAGGAGTCCGGCGACAGCGCCCAGCCTCCCCCGCTCGCATTTGCGCAGGTCAAAGCGGCCCCCGATTCCTATAAAAACCAAACCGTCATCTGGGGTGGAGAAGTTTTGAGCGCCCGGCGCCTGAAGGAAGGAACTCGCATCGAGATTCTACAACTCCCGCTCAATTCGTCGCTCCAGCCCACGACGGAACTGAACCAGTCGCAGGGGCGCTTTGTCGCGTTGCGGCGGGAATTTCTTGATCCGGCCACCATTCCAGCGGGCACATTTCTCACGATCACCGGAGAAGTCGCCGGTTCAATCACCCTGCCCTTGGACGAAATGGAATATGCCTATCCGATCGTCGAACTCAAGACCATGAAAGTCTGGGTGAGGGTGGAAGATCAACCGGTCCGTATTCGTCCCCACATGGGACCAGGCCCCTACTGGGGACCCTATTGGTCTCCCTACTGGAGACCCTGGCCCTACTGGTAA
- a CDS encoding tetratricopeptide repeat protein has protein sequence MISGRRIQVVTVLSFCCTLLILSASHSGYAAAPHDALQHELDLTRAALGRGDLKAADEAVQKALHLNPASPQALHLHGLVLLKGRKPTEAAEEFVRALKVKPAFAEALNDLADVYAAQGKSAEAQQALTKAIDADPKHAESYLDLAKLYESQRDAPAAIKTYQGLLAVQPAHAEALFSLARLQDYTGDTKAAAETLARLTKAHPKHADAWYLTGRMAEKRNDLVDAAYAYKQAVAAKPDLVDAHYNLGFIYRSQGKSAEAEREFLEVLRYQPAYAEAHLNLGVVYTSLGQLDEAEREYASAVELKPEYAEAHYNLGVFYELHRKDMPRALAQYRKYRELGGRDDRVERIVGSTFR, from the coding sequence TTGATTTCAGGCCGCCGGATTCAGGTTGTGACCGTCCTTAGTTTCTGTTGCACCCTCCTCATTCTTTCCGCCTCCCATTCCGGCTATGCCGCGGCTCCTCACGATGCGCTCCAACATGAGCTGGATCTGACGCGCGCGGCGCTGGGGCGCGGCGATCTCAAAGCGGCTGACGAGGCGGTGCAGAAGGCGCTGCATCTCAATCCCGCGTCCCCTCAGGCGCTCCATCTCCACGGACTCGTCTTATTGAAAGGGCGGAAGCCGACTGAGGCGGCGGAGGAGTTCGTGCGCGCGCTCAAAGTGAAGCCGGCATTCGCCGAGGCGCTCAACGATCTCGCCGACGTCTACGCCGCGCAGGGGAAGTCGGCTGAGGCGCAGCAGGCGCTGACAAAGGCGATCGACGCCGATCCCAAGCATGCGGAGTCGTATCTGGATCTGGCGAAGCTCTATGAGTCGCAGCGGGACGCGCCGGCGGCGATCAAGACGTATCAAGGACTCCTGGCGGTTCAGCCGGCCCATGCCGAGGCGTTGTTCTCTCTGGCGAGGCTTCAAGATTACACCGGTGACACGAAGGCGGCGGCGGAGACGCTGGCCCGGTTGACGAAGGCCCATCCGAAACATGCCGATGCCTGGTATTTGACTGGGCGGATGGCAGAAAAACGCAATGATCTGGTGGACGCGGCCTATGCCTATAAGCAGGCGGTCGCGGCCAAGCCAGACCTGGTCGATGCGCACTACAATTTGGGCTTCATCTATCGCAGTCAGGGAAAGTCCGCCGAGGCCGAGCGGGAATTCCTGGAAGTACTCCGGTATCAGCCGGCCTATGCGGAGGCGCATTTGAATTTAGGCGTGGTCTACACGAGCTTGGGGCAGCTGGACGAAGCCGAACGCGAATATGCGTCGGCGGTGGAGTTGAAGCCGGAGTATGCCGAAGCGCACTACAATCTCGGCGTGTTTTATGAATTGCACCGGAAAGACATGCCGCGCGCCCTCGCGCAGTATCGCAAGTATCGAGAACTCGGCGGCCGGGATGATCGCGTGGAGCGGATCGTCGGATCGACGTTCCGGTAG
- a CDS encoding ABC transporter permease: MLLWGAYSLRNLWSRRVTTAFTVAGMGLVVFVLLAVLMLAHGLERTLGKTGDPANAIVLRKGALSEIDSNISRDHAKVIALQAGVEQTPEGRPMAVSEIGLQLTLRKAKERSLASLSLRGTSHDAFTVRPKVRLAQGRLWEPGTTEIMVGTQVARQFPEAGLRRVLHFGNREWTVVGVFDADGSGFDSEVWGDAEQFMTTFHRTGFSSMTVRLVRPDILSQVKEPLERDPRFNLSVKREPDYYEGKAESLAKMIRVTGLFLTAVFSLGAILGATMTMSAAVAQRTTEVGTLRTLGFTRLAILQTFLFESMALGAGAGVLGIAGAFFLQSVTISTVNWDTGSEIAFGFQLSAGMIGLALVFAVLMSMAGGVIPAARAARLEIVQALGERTV, encoded by the coding sequence ATGTTGCTGTGGGGCGCCTACAGTCTGAGAAATCTTTGGTCTCGCCGGGTGACGACGGCGTTCACGGTGGCGGGCATGGGCCTGGTGGTGTTTGTGTTGCTGGCCGTGCTGATGCTGGCGCATGGATTGGAGCGGACGTTGGGGAAAACCGGCGATCCGGCGAATGCGATCGTGTTGCGCAAGGGCGCGCTCTCGGAAATCGACAGCAACATTTCCCGCGATCATGCCAAGGTTATCGCGCTTCAGGCGGGGGTTGAACAGACGCCCGAGGGCCGGCCGATGGCGGTCAGCGAGATCGGGCTGCAGCTCACGCTTCGAAAGGCGAAAGAGCGGAGCCTTGCGAGCCTCAGTTTGCGCGGGACGTCGCACGACGCGTTCACCGTTCGGCCGAAGGTTCGGCTGGCGCAGGGCCGTTTGTGGGAGCCGGGCACCACGGAGATCATGGTGGGGACGCAAGTGGCCAGACAGTTTCCCGAAGCCGGACTGCGCCGCGTGCTGCACTTTGGGAATCGGGAATGGACGGTGGTGGGCGTGTTCGACGCGGACGGCAGCGGATTTGACTCCGAGGTCTGGGGCGATGCGGAGCAATTCATGACGACGTTTCACCGCACGGGTTTCTCCTCCATGACGGTTCGGCTCGTGCGGCCCGACATCTTGAGTCAGGTGAAGGAGCCGCTGGAGCGGGACCCGCGGTTCAATCTTTCGGTGAAACGCGAGCCGGACTACTATGAAGGCAAGGCCGAGAGTCTGGCGAAGATGATTCGCGTCACCGGACTGTTTCTCACGGCGGTCTTCAGCCTCGGGGCGATTTTGGGCGCGACGATGACGATGTCCGCGGCTGTGGCGCAGCGCACGACGGAGGTCGGGACGCTTCGGACGCTCGGCTTTACGCGGCTCGCGATTCTGCAGACCTTTCTATTCGAGTCGATGGCGTTGGGTGCGGGCGCCGGGGTGCTCGGTATCGCCGGAGCCTTCTTCCTTCAGTCGGTGACGATCTCGACGGTGAATTGGGATACTGGATCCGAGATCGCCTTCGGGTTCCAACTGTCTGCCGGTATGATCGGGTTAGCCCTGGTGTTCGCCGTGCTCATGAGCATGGCGGGAGGGGTCATCCCGGCGGCGCGCGCGGCCCGTCTTGAAATCGTGCAGGCTCTCGGCGAGCGGACGGTGTAA
- a CDS encoding ABC transporter permease, which yields MTLGRLILRNTVRRPVRLGLTVGGLAMVVLAFGLIRLTLDQWQAGSRAALKNRLITVHAMSDELRLPLAYKDRLAVVPGVRIVHYGSVFGGVYQDPKQSFASYAEQAATFFETYPEVVLSDDERLAFQQDRRGCIVGHRLAARFGWKVGEAITLKGTVYPGDWELVVRGIFRSTSPNVMGEGEMYLHWAYANERLKTTEPDRADQVGWYVVRIDDEGKAQAVTQAIDASFANSAAETRTESEQAYFAGWVARSGALLRGLEWMSGVINGIALLVLVNALAMAVRERTREYAVIKTLGFQPHHFASLVLGESLLLALLGGSLGLVLLFPAAQLYAVLTQDRGYDATYLITPETIVLCLAVMLLVGLVAAVWPAIRLIRMTTLEGLRHAG from the coding sequence ATGACGCTGGGCCGGCTCATTCTTCGCAATACGGTACGGCGGCCGGTCCGATTGGGGCTGACGGTCGGCGGGCTGGCGATGGTGGTGCTGGCGTTCGGACTGATTCGGCTGACGCTCGATCAGTGGCAGGCGGGGTCGCGGGCGGCCTTGAAGAACCGGTTGATCACGGTGCACGCCATGTCGGATGAGTTGCGACTTCCGCTGGCATACAAAGACCGGCTGGCGGTAGTTCCCGGCGTGCGGATCGTCCACTATGGGTCGGTCTTCGGCGGAGTCTATCAAGATCCGAAACAATCGTTCGCCTCATACGCCGAACAGGCCGCCACGTTTTTCGAGACGTATCCGGAAGTCGTCTTGAGCGACGACGAGCGGCTGGCCTTTCAGCAGGACCGGCGCGGTTGCATCGTCGGACATCGGCTGGCGGCGCGGTTCGGGTGGAAGGTCGGCGAGGCGATTACGCTCAAGGGCACGGTGTATCCGGGGGACTGGGAACTCGTGGTGCGCGGGATTTTCAGGAGCACCAGTCCCAATGTTATGGGCGAGGGGGAGATGTATCTGCATTGGGCCTATGCCAACGAACGGTTGAAGACGACGGAGCCGGATCGAGCCGATCAGGTCGGCTGGTATGTGGTCCGCATCGACGACGAGGGTAAGGCCCAGGCGGTGACGCAGGCGATCGATGCGAGCTTTGCTAATTCTGCCGCCGAAACGAGGACGGAGTCGGAACAGGCGTATTTCGCGGGATGGGTGGCGCGCTCCGGCGCATTGTTGCGGGGCTTGGAGTGGATGTCCGGGGTCATCAACGGCATCGCGTTGCTGGTCTTGGTGAATGCGCTGGCGATGGCCGTCCGTGAGCGGACCCGTGAGTATGCCGTCATCAAGACGCTCGGGTTTCAGCCGCATCATTTTGCGTCGCTGGTCTTGGGCGAGTCGTTGCTGTTGGCGCTGTTGGGCGGCAGCCTCGGGCTCGTGCTCCTGTTTCCCGCCGCGCAACTCTATGCGGTGTTGACGCAAGACCGCGGCTACGACGCGACATATCTTATCACGCCGGAGACCATCGTCCTGTGTCTCGCCGTCATGCTCCTCGTGGGCCTGGTGGCTGCGGTCTGGCCCGCGATTCGGTTGATCCGCATGACGACGCTGGAAGGATTGCGGCATGCCGGATAG
- a CDS encoding ATP-binding cassette domain-containing protein gives MSILRDLSFSIPAGTFLAIMGPSGSGKSTLLNLMAGIDRPTSGIVVVAGTRLHELSEGDMARWRARHIGYVFQSYNLIPVLTAAENVELPLLLTHLSRAERTAHVKTALRLVGLADRMDHYPRQLSGGQEQRVGLARAIVSDPTMILADEPTGNLDRESAEAILTLFVRLNRELGKTIVMVTHDPRAAERAQLIRHLEKGVLETPP, from the coding sequence ATGTCCATCCTGCGAGACCTCTCCTTTTCGATTCCTGCCGGTACGTTCCTCGCCATTATGGGGCCATCCGGGTCGGGAAAGAGCACGCTGCTCAATCTGATGGCCGGGATCGATCGCCCGACCAGCGGGATTGTGGTGGTGGCCGGCACGCGATTGCACGAACTGTCCGAAGGCGACATGGCCCGTTGGCGCGCGCGCCACATCGGCTATGTGTTTCAATCCTACAATCTTATCCCTGTCTTGACCGCCGCTGAAAATGTCGAGCTGCCGCTTCTGCTCACGCACCTATCGCGGGCAGAGCGGACGGCGCACGTGAAGACGGCGCTGCGGCTGGTGGGGCTTGCAGACCGGATGGACCATTACCCGCGGCAGCTCTCCGGAGGACAGGAGCAGCGGGTCGGGTTAGCCCGCGCGATCGTGAGCGATCCCACCATGATTCTTGCGGATGAGCCGACCGGCAATCTGGACCGTGAATCGGCGGAAGCTATTCTGACGCTGTTTGTCCGGCTGAATCGCGAATTGGGGAAGACCATTGTGATGGTCACGCACGATCCCCGCGCGGCCGAGCGGGCGCAATTGATCCGGCATCTCGAAAAGGGCGTGTTGGAGACTCCGCCATGA